A single window of Eucalyptus grandis isolate ANBG69807.140 chromosome 1, ASM1654582v1, whole genome shotgun sequence DNA harbors:
- the LOC104423363 gene encoding F-box/kelch-repeat protein At3g23880, with protein sequence MAGLPDEIKTEILLRLPAKSLVRFRCVCKSWNSMLTSTSFVEAYDDRSSRFGDKYLLKYNTKDSSRIGIHDLSSRLLSNLDPLFNLSHDTYELVGSSNGIVCLAAYDKYGHTRSRDISVEPIDPRAETPSSILLYRVGADRFRVEVYSLRRNSWKRIGSVFPRGFDPDCLGNQVVFRNFVCWSYQHDASLVLFDLVEEVFHRMVLPLSMRAVTECVPLLDGCLSLIARNPSRRSREVWIMKEFGAVEPWTKLYTIDLSSTSCTISQCTPLGFAGSRGIFFVKNYSAGLHVVSYNVETARFEKVQVQVDSVQSCRLVTYTQSLFSLMNTRTTNF encoded by the exons ATGGCAGGCCTTCCTGATGAAATAAAGACGGAGATCTTGTTGCGCCTCCCGGCGAAATCTTTGGTCCGGTTTCGGTGCGTGTGCAAATCTTGGAATTCGATGCTCACGTCGACCTCTTTCGTCGAAGCGTATGACGACCGATCATCGAGATTCGGCGACAAGTATCTTCTCAAGTACAACACCAAAGATTCCTCAAGGATAGGGATACACGATTTGAGTAGTCGTCTGCTCTCTAATCTTGATCCTCTGTTTAATCTGAGTCATGATACGTATGAGTTAGTGGGTTCATCCAACGGGATCGTCTGTTTAGCAGCGTACGACAAATACGGCCATACTCGATCTCGAGATATTTCTGTGGAACCCATCGACCCACGAGCGGAGACGCCTTCCTCAATCCTGCTTTATCGTGTCGGAGCTGATCGGTTTCGG GTGGAGGTTTATAGCCTGAGGCGAAATTCCTGGAAGCGGATCGGCAGCGTATTCCCTCGCGGGTTCGATCCCGACTGCTTGGGCAATCAAGTCGTCTTCAGGAATTTCGTGTGCTGGTCGTACCAACACGACGCGTCGCTGGTCCTGTTCGATCTGGTGGAGGAGGTTTTTCATCGGATGGTCTTGCCGCTCTCGATGCGCGCGGTGACGGAATGCGTACCCTTGTTGGATGGATGTCTGTCCCTGATCGCAAGGAATCCATCGCGCCGCAGTCGCGAGGTGTGGATCATGAAAGAGTTTGGCGCCGTCGAGCCCTGGACCAAGCTGTACACGATCGATCTATCTTCAACTTCGTGCACCATTTCGCAATGCACGCCGCTAGGATTTGCAGGCTCTCGAGGCATCTTCTTCGTCAAGAACTACTCTGCCGGCCTGCATGTGGTGTCATATAACGTAGAGACAGCACGGTTTGAAaaagtccaagtccaagtcGATTCAGTCCAGAGTTGTCGGCTGGTTACCTACACGCAGAGCTTGTTCTCTCTTATGAATACTCGGACaactaatttttga
- the LOC104421169 gene encoding inactive protein RESTRICTED TEV MOVEMENT 2, whose protein sequence is MAMRSGAPRPPTSSSPRPQEMTRPRYEDIQPKSAEWREEKAAHVLDVHLPGFVKEKIQVTLNDNSRSFNVRGERPLGDNRIGRLKMDYIIPDNSKMKDMEGRFQNEVLTITIPKEYVSPFFVPKENSAGAQTSPEKDPSTAQKPPVISEPLRVTAPQMPPPETPLSSTTKQPERRSDYEKLESPKGTSWEREMKRANDTDVAGFDGKEVSRHKKSDSDKSKAGESRSDADDAGKTKRDGNLGEAEKQLLLNMGLAALTLVALGAYVGYNFALS, encoded by the exons ATGGCCATGAGATCAGGAGCACCGCGACCACCCACCTCTTCATCTCCACGACCGCAAGAGATGACTCGGCCTCGTTATGAAGACATCCAACCGAAGTCAGCAGagtggagagaagaaaaagcgGCTCATGTTTTGGATGTCCATCTTCCAG GTTTCGTTAAGGAGAAAATTCAGGTAACCTTGAATGACAATTCGCGCTCCTTCAATGTCCGAGGAGAACGTCCTCTCGGGGACAACCGGATCGGCCGTCTCAAAATGGATTACATCATCCCAGACAACTCCAAGATGAAGGACATGGAGGGCAGGTTCCAGAATGAGGTGCTCACGATCACAATACCAAAGGAATACGTTTCGCCATTCTTTGTTCCCAAAGAAAACAGCGCAGGGGCACAGACATCACCGGAAAAAGACCCGAGCACCGCTCAAAAGCCTCCAGTGATCAGTGAGCCACTAAGAGTTACCGCACCACAAATGCCACCACCTGAAACTCCTCTCTCCTCCACCACCAAACAACCGGAAAGACGATCAGATTATGAGAAATTGGAGTCTCCAAAGGGCACGTCGTGGgagagggaaatgaagaggGCCAATGACACTGATGTTGCAGGCTTTGATGGCAAAGAGGTAAGCAGACATAAAAAATCAGATTCGGACAAGTCAAAAGCAGGAGAGAGTAGGAGCGATGCTGATGACGCTGGGAAGACGAAGAGGGATGGGAACTTGGGTGAAGCAGAGAAGCAGTTGCTTTTGAATATGGGTTTGGCAGCTCTTACGCTTGTGGCGCTTGGGGCTTATGTTGGTTATAACTTTGCTTTGTCCTAG
- the LOC104421170 gene encoding probable inactive leucine-rich repeat receptor-like protein kinase At3g03770 — MAKQAFSPFLLVLLMISISIHHSAQLEYTQSQALFRVQKLFHYPPALSSFYKTTDLCNIDPTPSFTLVCYEDSLTQLQINGQDVIFPLPQQFSTFDFFSTLSAFSSLRVLSLVSLGLGGPIPNVVGNLSSLEILNMSSNSFYGAIPEEVSHLKNLQTLIIDHNRLVGQVPSWLHSLSLLAVLSLRNNSLNGSLPSTFSSMESLRVLALSGNGLSGDIPDLHNLTYLQVLDLENNHFGPRFPNLSTRLVSLNFRRNKFALGIPEKLRSFYQLQKFDVSLNGFVGPFLPPLISLPSMRYLDISGNKFTGMLLQNMSCSPELAFVNISYNLLKGDLPTCLRSEFKVVLYSKNCLKNEDQEQRPLVFCHNEALAVDVLPPQQKQEKRSSKAKAAFVFGVVGGVVGAVTAMALLFFLAFMRLQRKSEVKPPTARSITEKVSTVCNVKLLSDARYISQTMKMGASIPAYRTFALEELKNATNNFDNSCLLEDSSHCQIYKGRLADGTLFAVRSIKMAKRHSSQYYMPIIERISKLRHENLLSALGHCFECYPDDSSVCRIYLVFEFAVNGMLRDQISGGHFRKTFSWTQRIVAAMEIVKGIQFLHTGIVPGVYSNNMKITDVQLDHDLHIKLSKYNLPLLLEDNGSASSRVRLARSKGSNYMRGKDNEKSDVYEIGVILLELIAGRPITSNDEVRLLKDLVQVSLSADNGARRSIVDHTLQKDCSDESLRIMMDICIRCLSEEQSNRPSVEDVLWNLQFATQVQDSSRHDFQFDQELPVPSSLEL, encoded by the exons ATGGCCAAACAAGCATTCAGTCCATTTCTACTTGTCCTTCTCATGATATCAATTTCAATCCACCACTCAGCTCAGCTCGAATACACTCAATCACAAGCTCTCTTCAGAGTCCAGAAGCTCTTCCACTACCCACCAGCTCTGAGCAGCTTCTACAAAACCACAGACTTGTGCAACATTGACCCAACCCCATCCTTCACGTTAGTCTGCTATGAAGACAGCTTGACTCAGTTGCAGATCAATGGCCAAGATGTTATCTTCCCACTCCCTCAGCAATTTTCCacctttgatttcttttccacTCTCAGTGCGTTTTCAAGCCTGAGAGTCCTCTCTCTGGTCTCTCTTGGGCTTGGAGGGCCTATACCTAATGTGGTTGGGAATTTGTCTTCTCTTGAAATATTGAACATGAGCTCCAACAGCTTCTATGGTGCAATTCCTGAGGAGGTTTCTCATCTGAAGAATCTTCAGACTCTCATAATTGATCACAACAGGTTGGTGGGTCAAGTACCCAGTTGGCTCCACTCTCTTTCACTCCTGGCTGTCTTGAGTTTAAGGAACAACTCTTTGAATGGGTCACTTCCAAGTACATTTTCATCTATGGAATCACTCAGGGTCCTGGCTCTCTCAGGAAATGGCTTATCTGGGGACATTCCTGATCTTCACAACTTGACTTATCTTCAGGTTCTTGATTTAGAAAACAACCACTTTGGGCCACGTTTTCCTAACTTATCCACCAGATTGGTCTCCCTAAACTTCAGGAGGAACAAATTTGCACTTGGCATTCCTGAGAAACTAAGATCCTTTTATCAGCTCCAGAAGTTTGACGTTTCACTGAATGGATTTGTGGGGCCCTTTTTGCCACCGCTGATTTCTCTTCCTTCAATGAGGTATCTTGACATTAGTGGGAACAAGTTCACAGGAATGCTCTTGCAGAACATGTCCTGTAGTCCTGAACTTGCATTTGTGAACATCTCTTACAACCTCTTGAAAGGAGACTTGCCAACTTGCCTCAGATCTGAGTTTAAGGTCGTTCTTTATTCCAAGAACTGCTTGAAAAATGAAGATCAGGAGCAACGTCCATTGGTTTTTTGCCACAATGAGGCTTTGGCAGTTGATGTTTTGCCTCCGCAGCAGAAGCAGGAAAAAAGAAGCAGTAAAGCTAAAGCAGCTTTTGTGTTTGGTGTAGTTGGAGGAGTTGTCGGAGCAGTCACAGCTATGGCCCTGTTATTTTTCTTGGCTTTTATGAGGCTACAACGAAAAAGCGAAGTTAAGCCGCCCACTGCACGATCGATAACAGAGAAAGTGTCGACCGTGTGTAATGTGAAGCTCCTTTCTGATGCAA GATACATATCGCAAACAATGAAAATGGGGGCCAGCATTCCAGCCTACCGGACATTTGCTTTGGAGGAGCTCAAGAATGCTACGAATAACTTTGATAATTCATGTTTATTGGAAGACAGTTCACATTGTCAG ATATACAAAGGTAGGCTAGCAGACGGCACTCTTTTTGCTGTCAGAAGCATCAAAATGGCAAAAAGACACAGTTCTCAGTACTATATGCCCATTATCGAGAGGATCTCTAAGCTCAGACATGAAAATTTGCTTAGTGCTCTTGGACATTGCTTCGAGTGCTACCCCGATGATTCCAGTGTTTGCAGAATCTACCTTGTGTTTGAATTTGCTGTGAACGGGATGCTCAGAGACCAAATTTCTG GAGGACATTTTAGGAAGACTTTTTCTTGGACTCAGAGAATTGTAGCTGCTATGGAGATCGTGAAGGGTATTCAGTTTCTGCATACAGGAATCGTGCCTGGAGTGTACTCTAATAACATGAAGATTACAGATGTTCAGTTGGATCACGATCTTCACATCAAGCTCAGCAAATATAATCTACCCCTCTTATTAGAAGACAATGGATCG GCAAGTTCTCGTGTTCGGCTGGCCAGATCCAAAGGAAGTAACTACATGAG GggaaaagataatgaaaagaGTGATGTCTATGAAATAGGAGTGATTTTGCTAGAACTCATCGCAGGAAGGCCGATCACGTCCAACGATGAAGTTCGCCTATTGAAAGATCTT GTACAAGTAAGCTTGTCAGCTGACAATGGAGCGCGAAGGAGCATAGTCGATCACACTTTGCAAAAGGACTGTTCAGATGAATCACTCAGAATAATGATGGATATTTGCATTAGGTGCTTGTCGGAGGAGCAAAGTAATAGGCCATCAGTCGAGGATGTGCTTTGGAACTTGCAGTTCGCCACACAGGTTCAGGATTCGTCGAGGCATGATTTCCAATTTGATCAAGAACTTCCGGtgccatcatcactggaatTGTAA